Within the Kiritimatiellia bacterium genome, the region CGGAAATCCAATTTCCCCGGCGCGCCGTCTCCGGCCGACTCAGCATTTTCAGGCCGAAGATGAACAGGATGCAGGCGAAGATGTAGCCGAGGTTCTGAATCAGATCGTTCATTGCGGCGACCCCGGGCCCTCCTTTTTCTTAAACATAGCGAGCATCCGATTGGTCACCAGATATCCGCCTACCACGTTGATAGCCGCCAGCGCCATAGCAAGAGTTCCGAGCGCCGTCGTTTCCCAGTGCCCGTCATCGACCCCCGCCGCGATGATCGCCGCAACAATCGTGATGCCGGAAATCGCGTTGGAGCCGGACATCAGCGGCGTGTGAAGTTGGGAAGGGACTTTCGAAATCAGTTCAAAGCCGAGAAAGATCGAAAGGACGAACACAAACAGTAATAGAATCATTTCCGTCATGCCTTCTTCTCCACAATCGGTTGGATGGCCGGGTGCACGACCGCCCCATTGTGCGTGACGAGGCAGCCCTTGATGATGTCATCCTCCGAATTCAGCACAAAGGACTTCGTTTCCCGATTCCAGAAGTGTTCAATGAAATTCGCGAGGTTGCTCGAGAACATCTGGCTGGCATGCGCCGGAACCCGACCCGGCATGTTGCCGTATCCCAGAACCCGCACACCGTGGATGATCACTTCCTCGTCGAGCCGAGAGCCCTCCACATTTCCGCCCGTTTCCACGGCGAGGTCCACAATCACGCTGCCGGGCTTCATGCCGCGGATCATTTCATCCGTGATAATCAGCGGCGCGCGCTTGCCGAAAACCTGCGCCGTAGTGATGACGACATCGGCGTTCGCGCAGCTCCTCGCCATCGCCTCGCGCTGCTTACGCAACTGTTCCTCCGTCAGCGCCTTCGCGTATCCGTCCTTCGTCTGCCCTGTTTCGCCGAGGTCGATTTTGAGAAATTTCGCGCCGAGCGATTTGACCTGTTCTTCCACGACCGGCCGCGTGTCAAACGCCTCCACGACCGCGCCGAGCCTTTTGGCCGTCGCGATGGCCTGCAGACCCGCCACGCCCGCGCCCACGACGAAAACGCGCGCCGGCGCGATGGTTCCGGCTGGCGTCGACATCATTGGAAAGATTTTGTCCAGCCGATTCGCCGCCATCAGTACGGCGACGTATCCGGCGAGATTGGCCTGTGAGCTCAACACGTCCATTTTCTGCGCAATGGTTGTTCGCGGAATCAGTTCCAAGCTGAATGCCGTCACCCCTGCATCGGCCAGCGCGCGGATGAGCTCCGGCGTCTGAAACGGATCGAGAAGACTGACGTGCAGGCATCCGGCCCGCAGTAGCCGGATATCCTCGAGC harbors:
- a CDS encoding NAD(P) transhydrogenase subunit alpha, translated to MTEMILLLFVFVLSIFLGFELISKVPSQLHTPLMSGSNAISGITIVAAIIAAGVDDGHWETTALGTLAMALAAINVVGGYLVTNRMLAMFKKKEGPGSPQ
- a CDS encoding Re/Si-specific NAD(P)(+) transhydrogenase subunit alpha — translated: MKIVVLRERAQGERRVPLIPPSAEKLVRLGASVSVECGIGESIGIPDEAYERAGATVESDRMTALKSADLVLRLRKPPLEDIRLLRAGCLHVSLLDPFQTPELIRALADAGVTAFSLELIPRTTIAQKMDVLSSQANLAGYVAVLMAANRLDKIFPMMSTPAGTIAPARVFVVGAGVAGLQAIATAKRLGAVVEAFDTRPVVEEQVKSLGAKFLKIDLGETGQTKDGYAKALTEEQLRKQREAMARSCANADVVITTAQVFGKRAPLIITDEMIRGMKPGSVIVDLAVETGGNVEGSRLDEEVIIHGVRVLGYGNMPGRVPAHASQMFSSNLANFIEHFWNRETKSFVLNSEDDIIKGCLVTHNGAVVHPAIQPIVEKKA